In one window of Methanosarcina vacuolata Z-761 DNA:
- a CDS encoding TrkH family potassium uptake protein: MNFRVVLYALGGVLRLLGLIMVVPLGVAYYYGESLTPFLVSILITTLTGFLLLTYKTEEEWMRKEGFAIVALSWLAAAVFGAIPFMLDGISPLNAIFESMSGFTTTGSTILTDIESHPKGILFWRGMIQWLGGMGIIVLFIAILPKLGVAGRQLFRAEAPGPTEDKLKPRVKETARILWVVYFAISLLQVIVLLLAGVSLYDSFNHTFTTMACGGFSNYALSVEAFNSPLIEFIITFFMFIAGANFALHYRAIYIDKKFLFKDDEFRFYTVLVLSATAILAILLWRDMGTGFFNSFRFAIFQIVSIMTSTGFATTDFNLWSDSAKMVLIVVMFIGGCAGSTGGGMKVVRVLILLRHSRAELFKAIHPRAIKAVKFNNKNVPDEIVNSIVSFVVIYLLVFLLSTLILSVLGMDIITSFTASIATLGNIGPGLNVVGPMGSFAPIPPLGKLVLIANMWIGRLEVYTVILLFTPEFWSK; encoded by the coding sequence ATGAATTTTAGAGTTGTCTTATATGCACTTGGTGGTGTGCTCCGGCTCCTGGGACTGATCATGGTAGTCCCTCTCGGAGTTGCATATTATTACGGAGAGAGTTTAACTCCTTTCCTGGTCTCGATTCTAATAACTACCCTTACAGGTTTTCTCCTGCTCACTTATAAGACTGAAGAAGAATGGATGCGCAAAGAGGGTTTTGCAATCGTTGCCCTGAGCTGGCTTGCAGCCGCTGTTTTCGGTGCAATTCCTTTCATGCTGGATGGGATTTCTCCCTTAAACGCTATCTTTGAATCCATGTCCGGATTTACCACTACAGGTTCAACAATTCTTACTGACATAGAAAGCCATCCAAAAGGCATTCTTTTCTGGAGAGGAATGATCCAGTGGCTTGGTGGCATGGGTATTATTGTGCTTTTCATCGCTATCCTCCCCAAACTCGGAGTTGCAGGCCGCCAGCTTTTTCGGGCCGAAGCGCCTGGGCCTACTGAGGATAAACTAAAGCCAAGGGTAAAGGAAACTGCAAGAATTCTCTGGGTAGTCTACTTTGCAATTTCCCTTCTTCAGGTTATTGTCCTCCTGCTTGCGGGAGTCTCCCTTTATGATTCTTTTAATCATACTTTTACTACAATGGCATGTGGAGGTTTTTCCAATTACGCTCTGAGCGTTGAAGCTTTTAATAGCCCTCTTATTGAGTTCATAATAACCTTTTTCATGTTCATTGCCGGTGCAAACTTTGCGCTTCACTATCGGGCAATTTACATAGACAAAAAGTTTCTTTTTAAAGACGATGAATTCCGTTTCTATACAGTCCTGGTCCTTTCAGCAACCGCGATTCTTGCTATTCTGCTCTGGCGGGATATGGGCACAGGATTTTTTAACTCCTTCAGATTTGCCATTTTTCAGATAGTTTCGATCATGACAAGTACAGGATTTGCGACAACAGATTTTAATCTCTGGTCCGATTCTGCCAAAATGGTACTTATAGTGGTGATGTTTATTGGAGGCTGCGCCGGTTCTACAGGTGGAGGCATGAAGGTTGTGCGTGTTCTTATTCTCCTCAGGCACAGTCGAGCGGAGTTATTCAAAGCTATTCATCCGAGAGCCATAAAAGCCGTTAAATTTAACAATAAAAATGTACCCGATGAGATTGTCAATTCGATTGTTTCATTTGTTGTCATATATCTGCTTGTCTTTCTCTTAAGCACCCTGATTCTCTCGGTTCTGGGCATGGACATTATAACTTCATTTACTGCGTCCATAGCTACGCTTGGTAATATAGGGCCAGGTCTGAATGTCGTAGGTCCAATGGGCAGTTTTGCTCCTATTCCACCTCTGGGTAAACTGGTCCTTATTGCAAATATGTGGATCGGTAGGCTTGAAGTCTATACTGTAATTCTACTTTTTACGCCCGAGTTCTGGAGCAAGTAA
- a CDS encoding carboxymuconolactone decarboxylase family protein, protein MTENPLQVIVDQDPQLFALLENTRELAFVEDGIPLKYKLLLAMSLDAANGAVNGVKFLAVQAMQEGATKEEVMQAIRITQYIFGVGSVYTASEALKDIM, encoded by the coding sequence TTGACAGAAAATCCATTACAGGTTATTGTGGACCAGGACCCTCAATTATTTGCCCTGCTTGAAAATACACGCGAACTTGCTTTCGTGGAGGACGGAATACCTCTCAAGTACAAATTGCTGCTTGCAATGTCCCTGGATGCAGCTAATGGTGCGGTAAACGGAGTAAAATTCCTTGCAGTTCAGGCTATGCAGGAAGGGGCGACAAAAGAAGAAGTAATGCAGGCAATAAGAATAACTCAGTATATTTTTGGAGTTGGAAGCGTTTATACAGCTTCTGAAGCCCTTAAGGACATTATGTAA
- a CDS encoding thiamine-phosphate synthase family protein, translated as MDLNEKIDMIGRLYLGLEQIEDCEEFSSLIPEVRTNFVYASKESATPEDVLAVDGRISVVDGFPKAIGRIKFGASGFMAHLLLEIQKKDSEIRSIIDFANNPKIAEFLKDYCKEKEWNFSVVDRRFEPDNMKDTEGEAISWMVEEAIRAAGGKIPRIFYETGAVGKEPVSILLGKDPLEVAEQICELARNYHESGQRTR; from the coding sequence ATGGATCTTAATGAAAAGATAGACATGATAGGGCGTTTATATCTTGGGCTTGAACAAATAGAAGACTGTGAGGAATTCTCATCTTTGATTCCCGAGGTTCGAACAAATTTTGTTTATGCCTCAAAAGAATCAGCCACTCCTGAAGATGTTCTTGCAGTCGATGGGAGGATTTCGGTAGTTGATGGGTTTCCGAAAGCTATAGGAAGAATAAAATTCGGGGCTTCTGGCTTTATGGCTCATCTTCTGCTAGAAATCCAGAAAAAAGATTCTGAGATCAGGTCTATTATAGATTTTGCAAATAACCCGAAGATTGCCGAGTTTTTGAAAGATTACTGTAAAGAAAAGGAATGGAATTTTTCAGTTGTAGACCGGCGCTTTGAACCTGATAATATGAAGGATACAGAAGGGGAGGCTATCTCATGGATGGTCGAAGAGGCTATTCGGGCTGCAGGGGGAAAAATACCCAGGATCTTTTACGAGACAGGTGCAGTTGGAAAAGAGCCGGTGAGTATTCTTCTAGGAAAAGACCCGCTAGAGGTTGCAGAACAGATCTGCGAGCTTGCCAGAAACTACCATGAATCAGGGCAAAGAACGAGATAA
- the frhB gene encoding coenzyme F420 hydrogenase subunit beta, translating into MIEDPYLGKYLTCVSARSTDKEILKKAQDGGIATTLMVYALEQGIIDGAIVAGKGDLPWKPRPFVAMSREDILKAQRAKYNISPQISWLKEATRSFGLDKVGITGVCCQMQAVRKAQLYPINMRDVPGKIAFTVGLFCMVNFPYDSIQALVEDHANQSLSSVKKMEFGKGKFFVHTERGNVTTVPLKETHKYEQPGCHVCLDYVSNLADISTGSVGSPDGWSTVFIRTKVGNEIWSKAVAEGLFETKPIEEVKPGLGLVMKLAKEKIDKNRKTLEERRNFGVNKALRDPYA; encoded by the coding sequence ATGATTGAAGATCCGTATCTCGGTAAATACCTGACATGCGTCTCGGCACGTAGCACGGACAAGGAGATCCTCAAGAAAGCACAGGACGGCGGCATAGCCACCACTCTCATGGTTTATGCACTTGAGCAGGGGATCATCGACGGGGCTATTGTGGCAGGCAAGGGTGACCTGCCATGGAAGCCCAGACCGTTTGTTGCGATGAGCCGTGAGGACATCCTCAAGGCACAGAGGGCGAAATACAACATCAGCCCCCAGATCTCCTGGCTCAAGGAGGCAACACGGTCATTTGGTCTCGACAAGGTTGGGATTACCGGTGTTTGCTGCCAGATGCAGGCGGTCAGGAAGGCTCAGCTCTATCCCATCAACATGAGGGATGTCCCGGGCAAGATCGCTTTCACAGTAGGGCTCTTCTGCATGGTGAACTTTCCATATGATTCCATACAGGCCCTTGTTGAAGATCACGCAAACCAGAGCCTCAGTTCCGTGAAGAAGATGGAGTTTGGGAAGGGAAAATTCTTTGTCCACACCGAGCGCGGAAATGTCACTACCGTCCCTCTCAAGGAGACGCATAAGTACGAGCAGCCAGGCTGCCATGTCTGCCTCGATTATGTATCTAATCTCGCTGACATATCTACCGGCTCGGTTGGAAGCCCGGATGGCTGGTCTACAGTCTTCATTCGCACAAAGGTAGGGAACGAGATCTGGTCTAAAGCAGTCGCTGAGGGATTGTTCGAGACAAAGCCCATCGAAGAGGTCAAGCCCGGTCTTGGGCTCGTCATGAAGCTTGCGAAGGAGAAGATCGATAAGAATCGGAAGACGCTCGAGGAACGCAGGAATTTTGGGGTTAATAAGGCGTTAAGGGACCCTTACGCCTAA
- a CDS encoding PspA/IM30 family protein: MGLFKRMETVFKSKMNTVLNKMEDPRETLDYSYERQLELLQNVKRGVAEVTSSKKRLELQRAKLVQNIDKLEGQARDAVAASREDLARLALERKAALAQQIEGIDREVSDLEKQQEKLIASEKRLSTKVEIFRTRKESIKAQYSAAEAQVKINESVTGISEEMADVGLALERAENKTEEMKARAEAIDELMEAGTLEDLTGGRDEIDRELAKISAQSNVESELARLKSESGKGPEKAKTGEEGTEERKEV; encoded by the coding sequence ATGGGATTATTCAAAAGGATGGAAACAGTATTTAAATCGAAGATGAATACAGTGCTTAACAAGATGGAAGACCCTAGGGAAACACTGGACTATTCCTATGAGAGGCAACTTGAACTGCTTCAGAACGTGAAAAGAGGAGTTGCGGAAGTTACAAGTTCAAAAAAGCGCCTTGAACTCCAGCGTGCAAAACTGGTTCAAAATATAGACAAGCTTGAAGGGCAGGCAAGAGATGCAGTTGCTGCTAGTAGGGAGGATCTTGCAAGGCTGGCCCTTGAGAGAAAAGCAGCCCTTGCGCAACAGATCGAGGGAATCGACAGGGAAGTTTCAGATCTTGAAAAGCAGCAGGAAAAATTGATAGCCTCGGAAAAGCGCCTTTCAACGAAAGTGGAGATTTTCAGGACCCGGAAAGAGTCAATTAAAGCCCAGTACTCAGCTGCTGAGGCCCAGGTGAAAATAAACGAATCTGTTACCGGTATCAGCGAAGAAATGGCAGATGTGGGCCTTGCGCTCGAAAGGGCCGAAAATAAAACCGAAGAAATGAAAGCGCGGGCTGAGGCAATTGACGAGCTTATGGAAGCTGGCACACTCGAAGACCTTACAGGCGGCAGGGACGAAATTGATAGGGAACTTGCAAAAATCAGTGCCCAGAGTAATGTAGAATCCGAACTTGCCAGACTTAAGTCCGAGTCCGGAAAAGGGCCTGAAAAAGCAAAAACCGGAGAAGAAGGCACGGAAGAACGAAAGGAGGTCTGA
- a CDS encoding DUF2795 domain-containing protein, with protein sequence METENKAGYITELPIEIQKIFKNLDFPIEKNGIIEQARKSKAIPDILRELGMLPDKKYNSAEDIAEELHKTYMGVPV encoded by the coding sequence ATGGAAACTGAAAACAAAGCTGGATACATTACCGAACTTCCTATTGAAATTCAAAAAATATTTAAAAATCTGGATTTTCCTATAGAAAAGAACGGGATTATTGAACAAGCAAGAAAAAGTAAAGCAATTCCGGATATACTGCGGGAACTTGGCATGCTTCCTGACAAAAAGTACAATAGCGCTGAAGATATTGCAGAAGAACTTCATAAAACTTACATGGGGGTCCCAGTCTAA
- a CDS encoding TIR domain-containing protein, with translation MNKEIKDILTTIDKAFSYPVYNGDISKPVLKKDSLQFFLKSRKLILSDRSTKEYEALKYYWLGILSRYINVVNNQRNGFNLKNIFFSKSFKKENQEDFFQCMMMAIKTDPEFFEAKIALSEGNKYRDPYYYPDYEDLRTGKVNFKDKITYSKKNTGSIELIRYNHSIIPAVVIKHSTSQIRSQLNDDTHASIIISIDAVPPSLPAVMHVLPVVFDDFDDPLWQNMYLNLFPISQEINGIHIIQHEDLPISGLNTAFRLCRESKCAIFVLDLYNNILLSKIVNSQPASNITLDEMSHVLQIIGESNIKINYLTFANFIDIHDKKYVIETKNPKGKLIRIPSNRDIGESIKYVCHVKAYDDRLTISNSLKSSKNIDIFISHAHFDQELVNNINKWLLNIWPSLKIYCSRPEDRIPLFQFVYEASSKSKCVLYIATPVSIQRPMVGIELSGNKSIITVLAQTSYNDIKHIRDKDLYCKIDMEKIVDIYDKNGWETLAKMIAKVLGLNLPNNIPKGPWINNATMPSHNIKKLNEDFTKLYVEFVTNFGMGKKQTRVEAEQLLYLVEEELIKLGEKDGTVISRRMLPQLNTENRLLVIALIIPDKKIMEEFFNMFPALIDNKLLLTLKHTMNRLNSSNSQDSYEKEQIKIEIKQTNLAIEIVENIIKNKNNN, from the coding sequence ATGAATAAGGAAATTAAAGATATTTTAACTACTATTGATAAAGCTTTTAGCTATCCTGTTTATAATGGAGATATTTCTAAACCTGTGTTAAAAAAAGATTCACTGCAATTTTTTTTAAAATCTAGGAAACTGATCCTATCTGATCGTTCAACAAAGGAATACGAGGCTTTAAAATACTATTGGTTAGGGATTCTGAGTAGATACATAAACGTGGTAAATAATCAAAGAAATGGTTTTAATTTAAAAAATATTTTTTTTAGTAAAAGTTTTAAAAAAGAAAATCAAGAGGATTTTTTTCAATGTATGATGATGGCAATTAAAACTGACCCTGAATTTTTTGAGGCAAAGATTGCTTTATCTGAAGGTAATAAATACCGTGATCCTTATTATTATCCGGATTACGAAGACCTACGAACCGGGAAGGTAAATTTTAAAGATAAAATCACATATTCAAAAAAAAATACTGGTTCGATTGAACTAATTCGTTATAATCATTCTATTATACCCGCAGTTGTGATAAAACATTCGACATCGCAAATTCGTTCACAATTAAATGATGATACCCACGCAAGCATAATTATTTCAATTGATGCAGTTCCTCCTTCACTTCCTGCTGTAATGCATGTCCTTCCAGTTGTTTTTGATGACTTTGATGACCCATTATGGCAGAATATGTATCTAAATTTATTCCCTATATCTCAAGAAATCAATGGTATACATATTATTCAACATGAGGATTTACCTATATCGGGTTTAAATACTGCTTTTAGACTATGTAGAGAATCCAAATGTGCTATTTTTGTATTAGATTTGTATAACAATATTTTGTTATCAAAAATAGTGAATTCTCAGCCAGCAAGTAACATTACATTAGATGAAATGTCACATGTCTTACAGATAATTGGTGAAAGCAATATAAAAATAAATTATTTAACATTTGCCAATTTTATTGATATTCATGATAAAAAATATGTAATTGAAACTAAAAACCCAAAGGGGAAATTAATTCGTATACCTTCAAACAGAGATATAGGTGAATCAATTAAATACGTGTGCCATGTAAAGGCATATGACGACCGACTTACGATATCCAATTCATTAAAATCTTCTAAAAATATTGATATTTTTATATCGCATGCACATTTTGATCAAGAGCTAGTTAATAATATTAATAAATGGTTATTAAATATTTGGCCCTCATTAAAAATATATTGTAGCAGGCCAGAAGATAGAATACCTCTATTTCAGTTTGTCTACGAAGCTAGTAGTAAGTCAAAGTGTGTATTATATATAGCTACACCCGTAAGTATTCAACGTCCTATGGTTGGGATTGAACTAAGTGGGAATAAATCTATCATTACCGTTTTAGCGCAGACTTCATATAATGATATAAAACACATTCGGGATAAAGATTTGTATTGTAAAATTGATATGGAAAAAATTGTTGATATTTATGATAAAAATGGATGGGAAACACTTGCGAAAATGATAGCTAAAGTTCTTGGTCTTAATTTGCCAAATAATATTCCTAAAGGACCATGGATAAACAATGCTACTATGCCTTCTCATAACATAAAAAAATTAAACGAGGACTTTACAAAATTATATGTCGAATTTGTCACAAATTTTGGAATGGGTAAGAAACAGACCAGAGTTGAAGCAGAGCAATTATTGTATCTAGTAGAAGAAGAATTAATTAAATTGGGCGAAAAAGATGGTACAGTTATTAGTCGAAGAATGTTACCGCAGTTGAATACAGAAAATAGATTACTAGTAATAGCTTTAATTATTCCTGATAAAAAGATCATGGAAGAATTTTTCAATATGTTTCCAGCCTTAATAGATAATAAATTACTACTCACGTTGAAGCATACAATGAATCGTTTGAATTCTTCAAATTCTCAAGATTCGTATGAAAAAGAACAAATTAAAATAGAAATAAAACAAACTAATTTAGCGATTGAAATAGTTGAAAATATAATAAAGAATAAAAATAATAATTAG
- the pspAA gene encoding PspA-associated protein PspAA — MIIRIMGEGQYRAPEALCDELNQIDNRIVVLVEEGKVEEFRSELARLISKIKEKGEPIEAEELLKSDIIVPPEDLSLEEAKDVFKGSGIFED, encoded by the coding sequence TTGATAATCAGGATTATGGGTGAAGGCCAGTACAGGGCACCTGAAGCTCTCTGTGATGAACTGAACCAGATTGATAACCGGATTGTGGTTCTTGTTGAGGAAGGAAAAGTCGAGGAGTTCCGAAGCGAACTTGCCAGATTGATCTCCAAAATAAAGGAAAAAGGGGAGCCGATTGAAGCGGAAGAGCTTCTGAAATCCGATATTATCGTGCCCCCTGAAGACCTGAGCCTTGAAGAAGCAAAAGACGTGTTTAAAGGTTCAGGAATCTTTGAAGATTGA
- a CDS encoding exodeoxyribonuclease III has translation MSGQYNLISWNVNGLRAAMKKGFLELLLEQKFDIVCIQETKVSPDKLPREAKNIPGYHNYFVSAEQNGYSGVGLFSRKKPLKLETGMGIEKFDREGRFLRADFEDFILMNIYFPNGKASLERLEYKMNFYEAFLDYANALKTEGKRLVICGDVNTAHKELDLARPRQNEMISGFLPEERAWMDKFLAAGYLDTFRMFNREGGNYSWWSMRTGARKRNVGWRLDYFFISENLRENVKSSSIYSEIMGSDHCPVGLELEF, from the coding sequence ATGTCTGGTCAATATAATCTCATTTCCTGGAATGTAAACGGCCTTCGGGCTGCAATGAAAAAAGGCTTTCTTGAGCTTTTGCTGGAACAGAAATTTGATATTGTCTGCATTCAGGAAACTAAAGTTTCTCCTGATAAACTCCCGAGAGAAGCAAAGAACATTCCAGGCTACCACAATTATTTTGTCTCAGCAGAACAGAACGGCTACAGCGGGGTTGGGCTCTTCTCCAGGAAAAAGCCCCTGAAGCTCGAAACTGGCATGGGAATCGAAAAATTTGATAGAGAAGGCCGCTTTCTGCGGGCCGATTTTGAGGACTTTATCTTAATGAATATCTATTTTCCCAATGGCAAAGCCTCTCTGGAACGCCTGGAATATAAAATGAATTTTTACGAAGCTTTTTTAGATTACGCAAATGCCCTCAAAACTGAAGGCAAAAGACTTGTCATTTGCGGGGATGTAAATACCGCTCACAAAGAGCTCGATCTTGCCCGTCCCAGGCAAAATGAAATGATATCCGGTTTTCTTCCTGAAGAGCGGGCATGGATGGATAAATTCCTTGCTGCTGGCTATCTTGACACCTTTCGAATGTTTAATCGCGAAGGTGGAAACTATTCCTGGTGGTCAATGAGAACAGGCGCACGTAAAAGAAATGTAGGGTGGCGCCTGGACTATTTTTTCATAAGCGAAAATCTGAGAGAAAACGTAAAATCCTCCTCGATTTACAGTGAAATAATGGGGTCGGACCACTGTCCTGTAGGGCTTGAGCTTGAATTCTGA
- a CDS encoding universal stress protein: protein MGVDRTDGSHFKRILIATDGSENAERAASYGINLAKAAGAEVDVLYVISTQHAVTTRTVKGWSEGLEEYLTDKGRAAINYVEKLGKEAGLEVKPAFLKGIPADKILEYAQENNIDLIIMGTQGLTGIKKFLIGSVAEKVVRHSRIPVMVIR, encoded by the coding sequence ATGGGAGTGGATAGAACGGACGGAAGTCATTTCAAAAGAATTCTGATTGCAACCGATGGCTCGGAAAATGCAGAAAGAGCGGCTTCTTATGGAATTAATCTCGCAAAAGCAGCAGGTGCTGAAGTAGACGTTCTTTATGTAATTTCGACTCAGCACGCAGTAACTACACGAACGGTCAAGGGCTGGAGCGAAGGATTGGAAGAATATCTTACGGATAAGGGGAGAGCTGCAATTAACTATGTCGAAAAACTGGGAAAAGAAGCCGGGCTTGAAGTTAAGCCCGCGTTCCTGAAAGGCATTCCTGCTGATAAGATCCTTGAATATGCTCAGGAAAACAATATTGACCTAATAATAATGGGCACACAGGGTCTGACAGGCATCAAAAAATTCCTTATTGGTAGTGTTGCAGAAAAGGTTGTAAGGCATTCAAGGATTCCAGTAATGGTTATTCGGTAA
- the frhG gene encoding coenzyme F420 hydrogenase subunit gamma, with product MELLKKVEATKEAKPVANKIKLGHVHLSGCTGCLVSVADNYQGFLKILDDYADLVYGLTLTDVRHIPEMDVAIVEGSVCIQDRESVEDIKETRKKSRIVVALGSCASYGNITRFSRGGQHNQPQHESYLPIGDLIDVDVYIPGCPPSPELIRNVAVMAYLLLEGNEEQKALAGRYLKPLMDLAKRGTTGCFCDLMNDVINQGLCIGCGICAASCPVRAITHEFGKPQGDLNLCIKCGSCYGACPRSFFNSDVISEFEAISEIIAGALKEGEKDD from the coding sequence ATGGAACTGCTTAAGAAGGTGGAAGCTACAAAGGAGGCGAAACCAGTGGCAAACAAGATCAAGCTCGGGCATGTACACTTGAGCGGCTGTACCGGCTGCCTCGTGTCCGTGGCCGATAACTATCAGGGTTTTCTTAAAATCCTGGACGACTATGCCGACCTCGTCTACGGCCTCACTCTTACCGACGTTCGGCATATCCCGGAGATGGACGTGGCAATCGTCGAGGGATCGGTCTGCATCCAGGACCGTGAATCTGTGGAGGATATAAAGGAGACACGGAAGAAGTCCAGGATCGTTGTGGCCCTCGGCTCCTGCGCGAGCTATGGTAACATCACCCGTTTCAGCCGTGGCGGGCAGCATAATCAGCCTCAGCACGAGTCTTACCTCCCTATCGGAGATCTAATTGACGTGGATGTTTACATTCCAGGATGCCCTCCAAGCCCGGAGCTTATAAGGAACGTCGCTGTCATGGCGTACCTGCTCCTTGAAGGAAACGAGGAACAGAAGGCCCTTGCAGGCAGGTACTTAAAGCCTCTCATGGACCTTGCGAAGCGCGGCACGACCGGATGCTTCTGTGACCTGATGAACGACGTGATTAACCAGGGACTCTGCATAGGCTGTGGCATTTGCGCTGCATCCTGCCCGGTGAGGGCGATAACGCACGAGTTCGGGAAGCCGCAGGGGGACCTTAACCTCTGCATCAAGTGCGGCTCCTGCTATGGCGCCTGTCCGAGGTCGTTCTTCAACTCTGATGTGATTTCTGAATTCGAAGCAATCAGCGAGATAATTGCTGGAGCGCTTAAGGAAGGTGAGAAGGATGATTGA
- the trkA gene encoding Trk system potassium transporter TrkA → MKAIVIGAGEVGYHIAKFLSATHDVIVVEKDEDVARRADELDVQVLEGNGANADILANIIHDADILVAVTGVDEVNIVACMTAKLIIRSHPGWKETKTIARVSNPDYIDVPVTSRSQVGVDTMICPELALASEVAEVLSSPSAIDTEVFAGGKVQMMEFAIRPDNKLVGKQIQDLMLDDCCIVSAIFREHEIIIPHGNDLIKANDHMVVVGKPRALEELGRVFGNVEPHRNRILLIGCGIVGFYLAKLIDKDENADLKIIEYRKNRCIEVAEMLENALILNGDGTDVNLLREENIEDMDVVLAVTDNDEKNLLCSLLAKQMGAKKVIARADRPDYVPLFEMIGIDMAVSPREATVNEVLKLTMGKGIEKLTMLEGEKAEIIEYTTSKYSKIIGKALNKVKFPKDAIVTTIVHNDDIIIPRGDSIIREGDRVIVFALSSTVSAVEKFFK, encoded by the coding sequence ATGAAAGCAATAGTGATAGGGGCAGGCGAGGTTGGATATCATATTGCAAAGTTTCTTTCCGCCACACACGATGTAATTGTTGTCGAAAAAGATGAGGATGTCGCACGAAGGGCCGATGAACTCGATGTACAGGTTCTGGAGGGAAATGGTGCAAACGCTGATATTCTTGCCAATATAATTCACGATGCGGATATTCTGGTTGCTGTCACAGGTGTTGATGAAGTCAATATTGTTGCCTGTATGACTGCAAAACTGATCATAAGGTCTCATCCAGGATGGAAAGAAACAAAGACAATTGCAAGGGTTAGCAACCCTGATTATATCGATGTGCCTGTAACTTCAAGGTCTCAGGTTGGAGTCGATACAATGATCTGTCCTGAACTTGCGCTCGCCTCGGAGGTTGCCGAGGTCCTTTCGAGCCCGTCAGCTATAGATACGGAGGTCTTTGCCGGAGGAAAAGTTCAGATGATGGAATTTGCCATCCGTCCTGACAACAAACTTGTAGGAAAGCAAATCCAGGATCTCATGCTTGATGATTGCTGCATTGTCAGTGCGATTTTTCGAGAACATGAAATAATTATTCCTCATGGAAATGATCTAATTAAGGCAAACGACCATATGGTAGTTGTAGGCAAGCCCAGAGCTCTGGAAGAACTTGGCCGTGTCTTTGGGAACGTAGAACCTCACAGAAATAGAATTCTCCTGATAGGCTGCGGTATTGTGGGTTTTTATCTTGCCAAATTGATAGACAAAGATGAGAATGCCGACCTTAAGATTATCGAGTACAGGAAGAACCGCTGCATAGAAGTGGCAGAGATGCTGGAAAACGCTCTTATTTTAAATGGGGATGGCACTGACGTCAACCTTCTGAGGGAAGAGAATATCGAAGACATGGATGTCGTGCTTGCAGTTACGGACAATGACGAAAAAAATCTTCTGTGCTCGCTTCTGGCAAAGCAAATGGGGGCAAAGAAAGTGATCGCAAGAGCTGACCGCCCTGACTATGTGCCTCTTTTTGAAATGATTGGGATTGATATGGCAGTCAGCCCCAGGGAAGCAACCGTAAATGAAGTACTTAAGCTTACAATGGGAAAAGGTATTGAAAAGCTTACCATGCTGGAAGGTGAAAAGGCGGAAATCATAGAGTACACGACTTCAAAGTATTCAAAAATTATAGGAAAGGCCCTCAACAAGGTCAAGTTCCCTAAAGATGCAATCGTTACCACTATTGTTCATAATGATGACATCATCATACCTAGAGGAGATTCCATAATTCGGGAAGGAGACCGAGTAATAGTTTTTGCGCTTTCTTCCACGGTTTCGGCAGTGGAGAAATTTTTTAAGTAA